The sequence AGAAATTTTTCCAAATGTCCATTTTCCAAATTGTTTCTGCACTACTTAAAATACCTTTAGTTGTGCTGTTATTAATGTATCAAGGTAATGTCCTTCGGTTCTACGCTATTGGGATGTGTGTCGTTACTACTATGTCTTTTCTTTTAATGGGTATATATTGTTTTGTTTATCATTATCCAATTGTTAGACCGCGAATATATAAAGATAAGATTTTGTTTAAAGAAATGCTTTCTTATAATAATTATACAACAATTGGTGCTGCGGCCTATCTTTCAAGAAGTCAAGGTAGTACGATTATTATAAATTATTTCTTTGGGACTATGGTTAATGGAGCTTTTGCTATTGCCAATCAAATAGAGAATTTTGTTATTCAATTTGTTAACAACCTTAATACTGCTGCAACACCTCAGATTACCCAATATTATTCTTCAAATGATAAAAATCGTGCTTTTGCCCTTGTTGAAAAAGTTTCAAAGTATAGCATTTATGTGATGTTACTTATTGTCTTTCCTGTCTGGATAGAATTGGAATTTTTATTAAAATTATGGTTGGGAACTATACCAGACCAAACACTTGTATTATGTCAGTGGACACTATTGAGTATATTTATAAGATCGATTGCAGCAGGTATAGATCCAATAATTCAAGCGACAGGTCAAATCAAGTGGTATCAATTATCTGCTAGCTCATTGTTACTGATAGGATTACCAATATCTTTCTGCCTCTTTGCAATAGGCTTCAGACCCTATGCTATAATTCTTGCATTTATTCTGACAGATGTTGTTTATAAAGCAGTTCAATTCTATTTCCTGGCTAAACTTACAACATATAGAATAAGTTCTTTTGTAAAAAATGTCTACAACCCATCACTAAGAATCGTTTTAGTTTTATCTCTTTATTGTTGTGTGTATAATATGTTGCTTACTAAAGCTGATTTCGTTATTCATGTCGTCGGGCTTATTTTGACAGTTCTGTTTACTATTGCTACTTTATATGTTTTGGGGTTGACGAGAAATGAGCAGTTTGCATTATGTTCGAGATTAAAAAAGAAATTTTAAATGAGAATTCTGTATGACCATCAGGCTTTCCAGTATCAGAAATATGGAGGTGTTTCAAATTGTTTTGTTAAGTTAATAGAAAACCTTCCACCAGATATAGATTACGAGATAGCAATTTGTGAGACTGATAATGAACATTTGAGAAATTCTAATTTAGTTGATGTACCAAAAGAGAGGCTTTCCTTTAGAAACTTTATCTCTCATAATAGCTTTAAGGGGAAGTCTCGTTTGTATAATACGATTACATCTATTCTCCCGTTTTTTACAACTTCAGGAAGAAATTTGAAGAAAAGCATTGAGTTGCTAAACAAACAGGATTTCGATGTATTTCATCCAACATATTTTGATGGGTATTTTTTACCTTACCTTAAGAATAAGCCGTTTGTTTTGACAGTACATGATATGATTCCTGAACTCATGTTCAAGAAAGTGGATTTACAAGCTAGAATGAAACCTATATTATGTGATAAAGCGGCTCATATTATTGCTGTTTCAGAGAAAACCAAGAAGGACCTAGTCGACATTCTAAATGTACCACAACAGAAGATTTCTGTTATATATCATGGCGCTCCTGATAAGGAAAACAGTCTTCTTTCCACGCCTATTATGGAAGGAAAATACATTTTATATGTAGGCATGAGGCATTTATATAAGAATTTTATTCCTATGGTAAAGTCTTTGGTTCCTATTTTACATCGCCGACCAGATATTAGTATAGTCTGTACAGGGCCAGATTTTACAGATGAGGAGAATAGATTATTTAAAACTCTTCGTGTTGAAAGAAATATGATACACATGAGAGCATCTGACGAAGAACTTGTCAATTTATATAGATTCGCCCTTTGTTTCATATATCCATCTGAGTATGAAGGATTTGGAATTCCAATATTAGAAGCATATAAGGCCAAATGTCCAGTATTGCTAAATCATGCAAGTTGTTTCCCTGAAATCGCTGGTGATGCTGCTGTTTATTTCCATTTGGATAATATACAATCTGACTTGAATCAGGTAATGGAACAATTTCTTAATTTTTCAGTAAGAGAACGGTTAGATTTACTGGCTAGGCAAAACGAAAGGTTAAAAAGGTATTCTTGGGAGAAATCAGCCAGGAAGTTGGCAGAGATATACCGTAATTTATAAAAATCACAAGCTTTTATTTACGCTATGAATATAGGTGTAGTTTTTATATATTTGGTTACCTTTTCACTAATGTTCTATTTTACGCCAGTTCTATATCACGTAAATGCCAGTGTGCTTAATGCTTTTATGGAATTGTCAACAATAGGATTATGCATCTTTAGGACAAAAGAAATATTTAATAATAAAATATTGCTACCTGTCTTTATTTATATGTTTGCATTGTTCTTAGGAGCTTTTGTCCTTTTCCCTAAAAGTGTAAGTTATTATTTCGGCTTTGCGTCCCCTATGCTGTTATGCCTTTCTATAAAAAATGAAGATTACCGGTATTTAAAACCATTGTTTGTACTAATTGTTGCTTTATTAATATCAAATGTATTAATTGCGTATTATGAAAGATTTTCAATGACTCATTTATTCGAGGTTAATGCCAAGGTAAATAAAATGGACCTTTTGTCTGAGATCTATGATGATGTGAATGATGAAAATCATTATAGGGCTATGGCTCTTTTTGGGCACCCTCTAACGAATTCTAATATTTTAATGTTCTTATCTTTTGCAGTTTACTTCTCTAAAATAATGCCATCAATCCTGAATAAAATTTTTCTATTTGTGTCTCTCTTGTCAATATTTTATGCTTTTCAATCAAGAGGTGCTGCAATTATATCTGTGTTATTATTAATTATAGTGTTTTGGCGGGACTTGATGAAACAGAATAATATACTGAAAGTTTTGGAATTGTTTATCATCGGTCTAATTATATTTTATATTTTTGAAAATATTGAAGAAATTGCTCCAAGATTTATTGCAAATGGTGCTGACGATGAGTCATCGATGTATCGAATATGGACGTTAAATTTCTACCTATCTTTGCCGTTTACAGATAAACTATTGGGAGGGGTAGAGAATCCTTTCGGTGAGAATGGCATAATAATGATACTTGGTGAGTATGGAATGATTGTTGGTGGCATATTTGTTCTGTCTGCACTAATTATCTGGTGGAAAGTTCTTAAGGGACTTCCAGTAATAGAAAAATTAGTTTTATATGTTGGTTTTGTCTTACTCGCAAGTATGAACAATAATTTGTATTATATGATGGTTCCTGCTATGTATATGATAACAGTTTTGTTTATTAGTAGAGCCAGCCTGTATAGAAACTTAAGTAAAAAATGAATAAAACAATTTCAATTATTACGGTTGTCTTTAATGATAAAGATGGTTTAGAAAGAACCATTAATTCTGTTCTTACTCAATCTTATTCTTCATTAGAATATATCATTATTGATGGGGGAAGTACGGATGGTACATTAAATGTCATAAAAGAAAAACAAGATAAAATCAGTAAGTGGATTAGCGAACCTGATAAAGGTATTTATGATGCTATGAATAAAGGAATAAAGATGGCATCAAGTGAGTGGCTTTGTTTTATGAATGCAGGTGATATATTCACTAATGAATGTGTAATAGAAAAAGTTTTTAGTGGAGACATCCCCAAAAGCATAGATTTCCTGTATTCAGATATATATGTCCTTAACAAGAAAAAGGAAAGGATTGTTAGAAAAATGGACTTCCATACAGGAAGCCTCATTCATCAATGTATTATCTATAAAAGGAAGCTTCATGATGTACATGGATTATATGTTGTGACTCCAAAGATTATCATTTCTGATTTTATTTTCTTTGCTCAGATCCCGGAAGAAAGTGTTATGAAAATCACTCCAATTATTGCAGTTTTTGAAGGCGGTGGAATTTCTCAACAAGGTAACTGGGCCCAGCAGCAAGCATATTGTTTGGATGTCGTTTTCAGAAGGAGGACTTTCTGGGGTATGGTTACTGCTTACACATGGAAACGACTAAAGGCCTTAATGCCGAGCGAAAAAAAAGATTTTATAAAGAGACATCTGGGTTTGGATTATAAAGGAAATGACATCAACAGTTCTAATCATTGACATCTGTGGTACATTGTATCAATCTAATACGACGTTCGACTTTATTAAATATCACTTTGGTACAAAACGTCGATATAAGATTATTGGTTTGCTTAGAAAAAATCGCGTTATATGCAAACTTAATCATATTTTCTTTAAGCTGACTGGCTGTGATATAATGCGCATGGAGCTGATACAACTTCTATGTGGATATTCCAAGAATGAATTATCAAAGAAGGTATCCGAGTTTTATGAGAAATTTTTATTGCCAAGAAAAAACTTGGATTGCTTTGGGGTTATTGATCGTTATCGTAATAAAGGTGCACAATTGATATTAGTTTCGGCAACATTAGACATTATTGCTGAGGAAGTGTCGAGAATGGAGAATGTCCCGATTTGGGCTGCATCTGAACTTCTTTTTAAAGAAGGATGTTGTAGCGGAAAATTAGGCTGTGACTTATTAAAGGGGAAATTAGAAAAAACGTTAGAGCTAACAGGCGGAATTTCATT is a genomic window of Xylanibacter ruminicola 23 containing:
- a CDS encoding oligosaccharide flippase family protein: MDYSTGNKKIAINTFVIYARMIIGILIGLLTTRYVLKALGVSDYGLYNVLGGIVTMLNIVGIAMHTTTRRYINVEMGKQKDGNLNKVFNISIAIHILLAGLLLLVAMTVGIWYIFSYLQINPNKLYDALFVFILSTIVASINLIMIPFQGLMTALEKFFQMSIFQIVSALLKIPLVVLLLMYQGNVLRFYAIGMCVVTTMSFLLMGIYCFVYHYPIVRPRIYKDKILFKEMLSYNNYTTIGAAAYLSRSQGSTIIINYFFGTMVNGAFAIANQIENFVIQFVNNLNTAATPQITQYYSSNDKNRAFALVEKVSKYSIYVMLLIVFPVWIELEFLLKLWLGTIPDQTLVLCQWTLLSIFIRSIAAGIDPIIQATGQIKWYQLSASSLLLIGLPISFCLFAIGFRPYAIILAFILTDVVYKAVQFYFLAKLTTYRISSFVKNVYNPSLRIVLVLSLYCCVYNMLLTKADFVIHVVGLILTVLFTIATLYVLGLTRNEQFALCSRLKKKF
- a CDS encoding glycosyltransferase family 4 protein, with amino-acid sequence MRILYDHQAFQYQKYGGVSNCFVKLIENLPPDIDYEIAICETDNEHLRNSNLVDVPKERLSFRNFISHNSFKGKSRLYNTITSILPFFTTSGRNLKKSIELLNKQDFDVFHPTYFDGYFLPYLKNKPFVLTVHDMIPELMFKKVDLQARMKPILCDKAAHIIAVSEKTKKDLVDILNVPQQKISVIYHGAPDKENSLLSTPIMEGKYILYVGMRHLYKNFIPMVKSLVPILHRRPDISIVCTGPDFTDEENRLFKTLRVERNMIHMRASDEELVNLYRFALCFIYPSEYEGFGIPILEAYKAKCPVLLNHASCFPEIAGDAAVYFHLDNIQSDLNQVMEQFLNFSVRERLDLLARQNERLKRYSWEKSARKLAEIYRNL
- a CDS encoding glycosyltransferase family 2 protein, which encodes MNKTISIITVVFNDKDGLERTINSVLTQSYSSLEYIIIDGGSTDGTLNVIKEKQDKISKWISEPDKGIYDAMNKGIKMASSEWLCFMNAGDIFTNECVIEKVFSGDIPKSIDFLYSDIYVLNKKKERIVRKMDFHTGSLIHQCIIYKRKLHDVHGLYVVTPKIIISDFIFFAQIPEESVMKITPIIAVFEGGGISQQGNWAQQQAYCLDVVFRRRTFWGMVTAYTWKRLKALMPSEKKDFIKRHLGLDYKGNDINSSNH
- a CDS encoding haloacid dehalogenase-like hydrolase; the protein is MTSTVLIIDICGTLYQSNTTFDFIKYHFGTKRRYKIIGLLRKNRVICKLNHIFFKLTGCDIMRMELIQLLCGYSKNELSKKVSEFYEKFLLPRKNLDCFGVIDRYRNKGAQLILVSATLDIIAEEVSRMENVPIWAASELLFKEGCCSGKLGCDLLKGKLEKTLELTGGISFDVITDNYGDADIIRASKHAYLVQYDNKRDKWARYLNQNTLMKCEYIRI